CGGATTGTGATGTGAAAATAGCTATTGAATTTTCTCCGTCAGTTAATTTTTTATTATAATAAAATTCATAGCCTGTAAATACTTCTACACTCATATCACAGGACATTCTCAATGCATCCCTAACACTATAACATGTAGAAATAGAACTGCCACAACCAATTAAATAAATTTTATCTGCTTTTGATACAGCTTCTGAAACACTATCCATTTTAGACATTTCGCTTGCAAATGTCCTTCTAAGTGAATCAGGTTGCTCCATCATTTCATCATACATTTTATAGTTCATTGCTTAAACTCCTTAAAATTAATATATAATACTTATACTATTGTTTATTAACATATAAAAATGTTTTTTAAAAATCGATACTTTAATTAAGTAAATATTATCAAACTTATAATTATGGAAATAAATTTATCTTCAGTTGGAATGGAAAAAGGAAGACAATATGAAACAGTAATAACTACACTAAGCCCTGAGGGCAAAAGAAATGCAGCGCCAATTGGAGTTATATGTACCGGAAAAGACAGTATAATATGCCGTATATTCAAAGGAAGCACCACTTTAGAAAACATTATTTCTCAAAAAGAATTTACTGTAAATATTACTGAAAATCCACAACTTTTTACACTTTCCACAATTGATAACCTTCCAGAAACTTATTTTGATGAAAACAATTCCATTAAAAATATTGAAAGCTATTTCAAATGTGAAGTTACTGACTTGATAGAAGCTGTTAAAAGAAGCGACCCAATTAAAAGTGACTCAAAAGCCATTGTCATAAAAGCTAAAGTTACCTCACATGTAATCAATAAAAATATAAAAGCTATTAACCG
This genomic stretch from Methanobrevibacter smithii ATCC 35061 harbors:
- a CDS encoding DUF447 domain-containing protein → MEINLSSVGMEKGRQYETVITTLSPEGKRNAAPIGVICTGKDSIICRIFKGSTTLENIISQKEFTVNITENPQLFTLSTIDNLPETYFDENNSIKNIESYFKCEVTDLIEAVKRSDPIKSDSKAIVIKAKVTSHVINKNIKAINRAMGLLIETLVNFTRIDMVDEKQQEYYLGRFREAKRVINKVGSKEEQKAIHEIKKELIKKGYSP